In Euphorbia lathyris chromosome 2, ddEupLath1.1, whole genome shotgun sequence, the sequence GTAGCTGTGAGAAAGTTCTGCCTTGAAATTAGAATACTAAGTTTTTGAAATTTGGCTTTTGTTCTAGTTGCTCCCAAAATCTAGACATTGGTTGTTTGACTAATGGAAAAATTGGTTGTGCTAATGGTTAACTAGTATAACGTTTAGATGTCATTTTGTGTTTAGGAAGTAGAATGATTTGTGGTATACTTGTGCAACCAATTGCAGTCATCATTAgggcttgttttttttttgaaagaagtATTGAGATTCATTAATCAGAAACAGGAGGATACATCAACTCCATTTGAAGAAAAGATGGAGCTAATTTATGAGCAGCTAAATTAAATAATCTTCTCGGCGAAAGAAAACTTTATGGGATTCACTGCATATTTCAGAGCCATACAATCTACCACCATTAGCCCGAAAGAAGAAACATCCTCATTAACTTCTTTTTGCATAGCCTTGATGATTGTCTGATTTTCTCCTTCCTCTATCCCCCTATTCCATCCTTTGTCTTTGATCCAACTTAAGACTTCTCTGCACGAACTAGCTTCTGCCAAAAGCGGAGACGGCAAAACACCCATGGGACCCGAAACTGCAACAATAAAACTCCCTTCATGATCTCTTGCAACACCTCCATAGCTTGGAACACCAGTTGACGGGATTAATGCAGCTTCAAAGTTATATTTTATCCAACCAACTGGCGGGGCATTCTATGAAGAATCTGCAGAAACTGGTTGAGCATTTTCATCGATGGGATGATTCACATTTGCAGCTTTCCACGTGGTCATAGAGTTTCATAGCATAAGAAGCAACTTGACGACTTTGATGTCTCCTACCATTCTAGATGAAATCATTTCTGGAATTCCAAATGTTGCAGTACAAATAAATCAACATTCCCATATTCTCTGCTGTCAACAATTAGAAGCTTTTCCTCAGCCAACAACGAAAATCTACTTCATTTGTGGCTTGCACCAGATGGGGAAATTGACTCCAAATATCTGTAACACATCGAGAATCCACTAAAGCATGAAAGACTGATTCCTCTCTATCTTCTCATAATTGGATTCTCTCAAGGCATttttaagtgtttttttttaaagcaGGCACTTTTAAGTGTTTAAGTAAGCATCAATATCTATCATGGAGTCTCTTAGGTTTCTAGTATGGGACACTGATATTAAATTTGTAAATGCAATATGcatggccttttgctgtatgGTCATTACTTTGATTACCATGTAAACGTTTTCATATACCACTAATGTGCATTTTCACATCCAAAAACCTCTTTTATTCCTAGATGCTGCATTGACGAACGTTTCGGGCATGAGATTTGTGGGACAAGTTTGATCCGTTAAGTAGGATAAATTGCTAATACAATCATAGGAGGATCACTGGTATTTAAGGTAGATAGTTTTGTTACTAATTAAGGTTGATTTAAGTGCTTAAGCTAAAGATCTTAAGTTCGAGACATCTAAAGGGTGTCTAAACACTTTGAACCGCTTAATCGGACCTAATGAAAAAAAACAGTAGATTGTTCTGTTGCCTAAGGGAAGCTTATTACGGTTATAGAGTATTGTATAATTAAGTCAAATTGTCAAAATTTAGTTGATCTGTCCAGAGATATTTCATGATTTCTAGTATTAATCTTTTTACTTCTCATATGCACCTGTGACTTAAGAAAGTTGAGTTGCTACATATTCTAGCTGATGCATATATGATATGTTATACATTATTCAATCTAATATGATATTGAAATTATTCTATTTATACTTGTGATTCATGCTCTGATTTTATGTTACTTCCTATCTGTCTACCAGATTTTAGCTTCTGTCAATTTGGCTGAGGGGCTTCGCATGCCGAAGTTAACTGCAGAGAGTTCATGGAATTTTGAGATGTGAACCACCCTTTGTACAACTCCAAAGCTCTacatgtaatggaatggaactGTTATTATTTTGTATGCGTAATATATGGATATTATTTTGGTATCATTGTGAACATGTGTTTCTGCATCTTTCTTTTTCACCTCTCTGACTACTCATGCTTCTACCAGTTACAAAATTGGCATTATTTGCTTGAAACATTCTTAATTAAGAACAATTGGCTGAAAGATAGTGACACCTGAAAACTCGTATCAAGCTGCAAGCTTTAACATGCTATAATCAGGGTAAATGACATTACACATTGCAAAAACAAAATTAACTAAATGAAATTCATTTATACAAATTGATGTTTTACAACAGAAAACTAAAAGCTAATACGTATGACAATTTTTCTATGTATCCTAATCCTCTCTAAATAAAAGAATGATCAATTACTGTTTACAAGGGAAAGCTGAATGTTGCTTGCTACAAGCATTTCATTCCTCTAAGTTTCGGAAGATACATGTATCTTACATTCTCCACTGCATACCTAACTGTTATGTGATAATGAGTAGGTTATTCTCATATCCATTGTTGCGAACGACAGGGCGTAGGGGATCGATCCTCCATTCGCCATCAACAATGAACTTGATCTGTACCCATAACGTAAAATGCAGTCATGTTCGCATCCAAAAATCCTGATAAACAAATACATCGCAATCAACTTCACTAATATGATCTTACCTCATATCTGCCTGGATACAATTTCATGCACAAGGAGAAAATTCCCGTACTTGACTTTTGCATCTTTCTCTACAATGTAGCAACAGAGGCATTTAATCAGTTGTCAAGCTAGACACATGAAAGGAAGTTCGAAAAACACATTCAAGCAAACAGGTATGAGATAATTGCATAGTTCTATCTCTATTTTTCTGGCTCTGATGCAATAAAAATGCATCAGATTATGCTGATAAGAGAAAGTGGCAAGAGAGGTGAAAGTAATCTGAACTTTATAAACAACTTGCaagtaaaaatgaaaataatgaaAGTTCCTACGGCAGGCTTCTTTTATTCTTCTACCATTCAGTGCAAATTTAGGTTGGTCAATGTGTGAATCTATCAAACATCAATATGAGGATTTAAAATAGAGTGGCCAGACTGATTTTCTCTTCTGATCTACAACCAATACACTCTATAGTCATCGCTTTCCACCTGAGTTTGGGGCAACATTCTATATACCACTCATCAGTTATCCCACAATAGCCCAAATTGACAGTAGCAGTGCAATACAGACCTAGATTTATATATGTTTGAACTTTGAGAATTTGAGTATTCTTCCTATACATACATTTTAAAATTGGGAGGTTTTTGACTATGTTATAGAAAAACTCACCTGAATTTTCTCTTGAAAAATACAAGTTGGATGTTCTGAGGTCAAAACCCAGACGAACTGGGGCCATCCTTCTATTCAAAATCAAGAAAATTTAACCCTCCCTACTTAATGTCATAATTCTGCCATGCTCAGGCAATCATCTTCTACCTACTTGGGAACATGTTTTCTTAATACACGTGAACACCAACTTCTTTTCCATATTCCCCAAGTGTTGTTTGCAACTCTAAAAACTAACCAAACCATCTGAAAACCAATCTCAAAGTAAAACTATAATAGTAGATATTTGCTAGTCTATTCAAATCAATAACCCTCCATCCAGATGAGCAGTACCCAAGTCATACAACATGATTTTTCCTCAAACTGTGCCATGGCCCCAGAATCCAACACTTCTTTGTACCAACTCTTTTTTGCAGCTAAATATTAGAACCCAAAGTAACAGCATATAACATCTTCAAAGCAAAAGGAGGAGGTGCTAATATCAATATATTTCATGGCTCAAGACTTCTTAACACTTCATTCAGGGCATCGTTACTGTTAAAAACCAATTAAATAATTTAGAGATGGGATCAAACCTTGGTGGACCATCCATCAAATGATCCAGCTAACAGAACCTCTGAGGCTGAATTAGGCCATACTATGCAGGCAGTACGAAGGAGTTGTAATGCTCTCCGAGCATTATCAATTCTTTTCTGTTTCTCTTCCATTATCTTCTGTGCATCACTGTTGAAATACAAAAATGGCATTATAAGTGGAAGAGCAAATTAGAAGTTATCTGCTATTAGATTAATAGGATTATTCCTACATTATTGCAAGAGCCATTTTTCCTTCCAATACTGCTAGCTTTGCTCGAATCGACCGTAATTTATGCCGAGCATTCAACATGTCATTTTCTTGGAACTCCCAAGCATCAGAAAGCATAAGCAATTCATCAGAAGAGCTTTCATGTACCTAATGAAGAATTAAGCAAGATTAGAACATGATAAAGTTATAGTTATTCTAGAATAAAGCTCTCTAGAAAGACTATATGCACAAAGAAAAAAGCTTAAGACTATTCACATATGAAATGAAACTTCATACACATTAATTTCCTTAAGAAATAGAGTAACAAAGTTATGATCATAGTGGATCCAATAATTTGTTGTgccattttatatttttttaactccTTGACCTTTTATGGGATAAGAATGAGAGTaaaaatttaaaggaagaaaataATATACACGAGTCACATGATTATTATACATCAATTTCTTTTCTGAATCAACTTTTCCTTTCAGCCTGTGCTAAGGCATGGTAGTGTTTAGTAAGTTAGAGACGAGGAAATGCTGGATAAAATTCACATGTAGATTACAGCACAAAAGATTATTAGCTATATCACAATTTAACACCACCAGGAACTTGGAGCAGAACATATTTGTACTATTCATGTTTTAGAATCTTCCAGACAATTCAAGTTTCACGACAATGAGGTCACAACCATGACTCcgttttcttcttttttcattCCTCGAAAGGAATTAGAAAAGGTTACCACAAGATACTAAGCTGAAAAATTAATTTGCAGATAGGAGATAGAGAGCAGGTACATACTTTCTTTTGCACATTttcatcagcttttgatttTAACACGTCGAGTATGGAGGAAAGCTCTGACTCCAAGTGCTGAAGGCGACTTTGTATTTGATTGCTTTTAATCCTTTCAGGAGAAGAAGTATCCTTCCTTCTGTTTAAAGATACAGAATATTCCCCCTTTCTTTTAAGTATTTCATCTCCAAAAGCATGTTTCTCACCTCTTATTATAGGTCCTTTAGAGAATATTTCATCAGCTGTACATTACATGCAACAGCAAAGATTAGGATATCCAGAATTTAAAGCCTTTTAAGCCAAGCAAGGGAATCCGAGAGAATACCTTCAACTTTAATTTCTGAAAAACCTGCCCTCTCAGCACTCCAGATTCTCCATGCATCTGGCTTAAGTGAATGACTGAAACCATCAATGTTGGATGGAGATCTTCCATGACTGAACTTATCACTGATTTTTCCATTATTAGGTTCATTATTTCTTTCTAGGTCAACAACTGTCTTTTTCAACGTAACAAAGAGAGAGAATGCAAGTTAGGTTTACAGCAAAGATCCAACTACTGTTCAATCACTTCCACATTAGAATGTCCATGTATATACATTCTTATCTAAGTTCTAAATAATTCTTTCTTACCGTAATATCCTTAATACTGAATAAGAAACACTACTGAAAAGGGGTATGCAGACAAAAACAGATTTTCTGCCTATGTATACTAACCACAAGGTAACTATCAAAGTTTGCCAAACAAACGGACATGTATATAACAACCTCCTTCTTGTACTTAAGTGGCATATGTTATTAAAAGTTCACCTATTTATTCTGGAGAGGGTGGAAGAGATGAATATGATACCCATAATTTTGTTTTCTGTTCTAAGATCTCAATTGACAATCCAATACCTAGATATTTAATGTGATTACAGCCAGTCAACAGTGAGACCCTTTCTAACATTGACCGCACATAATGCCATTAGGATAATGGAAAACGAGGAGACAAATAGCAACTAGCAACAACTATTAGGATCCTGTGCATGCAATGTCTGATCTACAAGTTTAAAGAAATATACAACCTAGCAAAAATGGAAGTAAAAAACAAATGGTATTTCATACTAAAAAAAGCCAACTTACCCCATTCTTTGAGCTTTTAGTCAGCCAGTCACGTCTAAGATCATTATTTTGGACATGAGAAATTTCTTTGTCTCTCTCTTTCTCCAGTCGACTCAGTATGCCCTCAATACCAGAATCTTCGACAGATGTTTCTCTGAATGCGTTAAAAAATCAATAAGAAAATGAAATCTAACAGGATTCAAATTTAAAAGGAATTCGATAGTGAAAGTGAGTTGAGTCACCAATTTGTATATTTTCCTTATTTATGTAAGTTGCTTATGCATTCATACCATGAAATGATAAAACTGCTGAATAACTATGagataaaattttcaaaatgtcATTCTATTGCATCTGTTTATGACAAAATTGAGCCCTTTAGAACCCCTCGTGGCATCCATGTAGGGGCATAATTAGGCTTCACAAACTGCTATAATACCCTTAATTCCAAGAAATATAATCCCTTTCTTTAGGCTATTTATCCCCAACATGGAGGGAGTAGCCGAATCAAGAAACagtaacaaacaaacaaaaaaacaatgAAGGCACCTATTCGTCTGTGGAAATCATAATCATAATTTATTCTAGGCCAATCACCACAGATTAGACgttttcttgatttttttaCCTTCATGTTCAACGCTTTTCTCCTGACGCAAGCATAAACATTTAACTGTTTATccacaaaattaaaaagttaaccAAAAAATTAGAAGCCTCACAATGATCTACCAGAGGAGGAAGCTGCAGGATATGAACCAAAATGAGAGAAAGAAGGTTCATGGCTCCGTTCTTCATCGCTCTCGTCAGCCCTCTGTTCAGTCACCGCATTCTTCCATTCTCCATCTCTCATCAAACTAAAATCGATGTCACCATTATAATGAGCTCCAACTTCCTGGTTTACATTATCATCTAAGTCCCAACCTGAAGCTAGCCATCCTCCTTGTTCCAAAATTGCCTCAACAAGATCCATCCTTCCAGCATCGATTAACTGTTTCTTGCTAGGAAACGACTGAGGATTCTCCGAGTATTTCATGAACTCCAAAATATCCTCCTCCAGTGCAAAATTTCCCTCAGTTTCCCAGCCCTTTTTACACCTCCGAACAAACCCCGAACAGCTCCAATAGAAATCCCTATAGCTCCTGTTTTTCACGTCAAAAGAACAAGACTCCCTGACAGCAACAAAATGCAAAGACAAAAGCCggtccttcttcctcctcctcgaGTTTCCATCAAAAGGAGCACAGGGAAACATATGGGGTATCATATCGGTAAACGAATTAGGCAACAAGAAGAAATGGATTGGCGCGTTAGTAAAAGACAGCATGGTTCAGGCATTTCGTCGAGCACCTGGGAAGCCAAATATAGAAAGAAAGTAGCAGAAGAAGCTAATAAAGAGAAGTTAAACCCAAGAAACGAACAATGGCAGAAGAAGAAAGCGTAAAACCCATGGAGGTAAACGTTGAGCACTTAAATGGAAGATTAAAAGAGAAAAGTGACCAGAACCCATTATGAAAAAGCACTCTGGTGCAGCATATTTCCTGCTTAGGGAAATTTCGGTCGTTTTGTTCGCTATAGGATGCGTTTAACAGCGTGAAAGGGTGTGTTTGGATAAGGTGTTAAATGAAGTCTCCCGTGGAACAGGAATAGACGAAATGTGAATGAGTGGCTGTGGCACGTGATCTTCTTTATTTGGTTGTGGTGGTACTAGTATAGTAGTGAGACAGAGTCACAGAGCTCAGTCACCTGACGAAGAGCCTCTGCTGTTCTCTGTTTTATGATATCATAAAGTTTATTTGTTTGAATTAAAGTATAGTGTAGAAGAAAAAAGGATTCTTTTATGGGTAAGTATTATtctattaagaattaaatttgattcCAAACTTTGATAAGAGCAGAAGTCTTAAATTAATAAAGTTTTGCATACCAATGCTGTTGCTTCATGGATGGTTTTCTTGAATAAATTACCTCATTAAAACAATTGATCTTTtcaatgttttctttttttttttgttttgttttttctaaaAGATATTTTCAACTTGATTAGAATTTTTTTAGCATATATGGAGTGAAAGTAGTTGAAATTAgccaaaataataatatacgtGGATTGTTATTCGTCGCCCCTATTTTTCTTAccgtcgcctcctgtttgacatttttgcccttttcatttttcattcaaaaaaatgaaattctctcaatcccgaagaacaaaacgaagaaaaatcatgcctccaaaacaatgaaaaatacttgaacatctaagtttcgtattaaccaataatctgaaatttaacgaatttaacttgaaacgaacttttttttcgttgaatttactctaaacgagtagcccatacggtccggtccatggaccgaccGTATGAACTACCAGTTTTACCTAGGCAAAATCGGGTAGGCCACCCGATTTTGCCTAGCAAAATCGgatagcctacccgttttgcctaggtaaaaAGGGGTAGGCTATccgattttgcctaggcaaaactagtaggctacccgttttcctttagaaaaacggattttttttaattataataaatattaaaaattaaagataaattattgattggaaataaaaaatacggtattgaagtgtccaattaatttttatttggtaaattatatttatttaccttttagaacgtaaatttaattatacgtaaattatgtattgactggatagaaaaaacgtatatataaattattgattggaaataaaaaatacataatAACGCgtgtaattaatttttatttgttaatttatatttatttatcttttagaacgtaaattcaattattgataaattatgtattgattggatagaaaaacgtatagataaattggaaataaaaaatacgtattgaggcgtccaattaatttttaatatttattataattaaaaaaaataaatccgtttttctaaaggaaaacgggtagcctaccagttttgcctaggcaaaatcgggtagcctacccctttttacctaggcaaaacgggtaggctacccgattTTGGCCTAGGTAAAAAGGGGTAGGCTACccgattttgcctaggcaaaactggTAGTTCATACggtcggtccatggaccggaccgtatgggctacccgtttagagtaaattcaacgaaaaaaaaagttcgtttcaagttaaattcgttaaatttcagattattggttaatatgaaacttagatgttcaagtatttttcattgttttggaggcatgatttttcttcgttttgttcttcgggattgagagaatttcatttttttgaatgaaaaatgaaaagggcaaaaatgtcaaacaggaggTGACGGTAAGGAAAATAGGGGCGACGAATAGCAATccactataaaaaaaacataaaacttttcaaaatgaTAGAAATAAGtaattttcaaaattagtttagTGAACGGTTCTGTTTGTTGTTTACTCTTTGACCACGTGtagtaaatattaatttattttttctgtTTATAATTTTCACCAAATGATGTCTCCAATTATGAATTACACTTTCTAATCTACTTTCTAATCTATTTTCGATAATCTAAATCAACATGAAACAGTTAAGAAAGGATCGGAATCCGACGTCTCATCTCTAATGCTTAAGTTAGTAAGATACTTAAGTACCAATACTTCCTCACGGTTAATGCTTGCAGTGGAAATTCTTTCAGTTTGGTATGAGTAGAGGCGAGACCCATTAGGAATTGATGCTAGCTTTGCTAGGTGATATgcttcatcattttcttctttAGAAAGtctttgaacctccaaatttcGTCCATCTACCTTTCCCTCTTGGAACAAATGTCTCACAATTAAACAAATATTTCTTCATGATCTCATCTCTAGCCTCGTAATTCTCTATGAGTTGGCAGACTACAAGCATGGAGTCACTCTTCATAATTGCTTTGTCTAGCTTAATTATATTGAGGATCCGAAGACCCTACAATAAGACATCATATTCGACCACACTATTAGATGCGATAAAGTCTAAAGTGGCTGCAACCATGCGGGCCTTGTACAAAGACTCTGATTCCAGCATCACCTTTGTTCGAACTCCCATCTACAaatatttctcatttttttttgagaCTTTTGGCAGCTTGCTATCTTCTTCCGAAACTTCCACTAGAAAATCAGATAATGCTTGTGCCTTAAAATCCTTTTGGGGCTCGTATTGAATATCAAACTTTATTAACTTCAGAGCCCATTCTACTAATTTACCTGAAGTTTCAGGCATTTGCAATATTTTCCTCAAAGGCAAGTCTGTTCTAACCACGATTGAGTGGCTTTGAAAGTAATGTCGTAACTTCTATGTAGTGGTAACCACCTCAAATGCCAATTTTTCTAGCTTCGGGTGCCTAATTCCAGTATCTCTTAAGACCATGGTAACATAATAAACTAGGAATTGCTATGTTCCTTCTTCTGAACTAATACAATGTCCATTGAATCCTTTGCTAcacttatatataaatatagagTTTCTCCAAGTGGAGGTCTGCTGAGCAAGGGAGGTGAAGCTAGAAAAAGCTTTAACTGGTCAAAGGACATTTGGCATTCTGCCATCCAGTCGAAGTTCTTGGCACCCTTTAGGCTTTTATAGAATGACATACACCTTTTGGCCGAACATGAGATGAAGCGTCCCAAAGCATTAGTTTTTCCATTCAGCTTCTGAACATCATTCAGCttttttggaggttccatgttgATGATGACTTgaattttatctggatttgcttcGATGCCCCTTTGAGAAATCATGAATCCTAGAAATTTTCGTGAAGATACGCTGAACGTGCATTTCTCAGGATTCAGCTTAAGATTGTGCTCTTGTAAAGCAGCAAAGATGGTGGCCAAATCAGTTGCATGCTCTTCTACCGTTCGACTTTTAACAATCATATCATTTGCATAAATTTCAAATTTATCACCGATGACATCTTTGAATATCTTGTTTACCAGACTCTAGTATATAACTCATGCATTCTTTAGTCTAAATGGCATAACATTATTATCCGTATGTACCTTTATCCGTTCTGAAGCATGTTCACAAGATATTTCTGGATCCATTGGAATTTGGTGATATCCAGCTGCACCATCCAAGAGCAAATAAATTGCGTATCCAGCAATTGAGTCTATCAACATATCAATACACGACAATGAGTACGAATCTTTAGGACATGATTTGTTTAAATCAGTCAAGTCAACACACATACGCCATTTTCCATTAGACTTCTTTACTAGAACAACATTAGCAATCCACTTTGCATACATAACCTCTTTAATATGGTGACAGTCCAAAAGCTTTTTTTCTTCAGCTTGAATgactttttgtttttcaactcCATGATGTCGCTTCTTCTGAATGTTTGGAGTGACATCCGGGTTGACGTTTAAAGAATGCTTCATGAGATTAGGGGATACCCATGTTAAATCTTCGAGGAATCAGGCAAATGTATAAAATTGGTTTTTAAAGTTGCCATTACATTTGCTTTAGGTTGCTCTGGGATTTCCATAGAAATCTGGACGGATTTCCCTCTGGCTAGCCATATTGTTTCTAACTTACCAACTGGTTTTGCCTATTCTCTTTCCTCTTCAACAACATCTTACAACAACTCCATATTCAGAGATGTGATATAAGTCTCATAGGCTATAATTTGGTTACCTTGGGCTATTGTTATGCCACCTCTTATTAGTATTTGACATGCCAAATGGTGAATGGATAAAGCACCTGGTGACTCAGACAAAAGTTGTTGCCCAATTATTACATTATATGGCAAAATAGAGTCAATTACCAGAAATTCAGCCATTGTGTTCCATTTGAAAGTGTAATCTCTAATTGAATTCTTATTTGTGTGCTGCCTAGGAAGGGCAATGTCCTGATATCCCTACTAGAGGCAACATAGTAGGAATTAGTTTCTCTAGATTAAGACGTAATGCCTCATATGCCTTACGAGTGATAATGTTCGTTGAACTTCATATGTTTATAAAGACCCTTCAGACTTTGTATTCTTCAAGCAAGGTCTCAATAACCAAAGCATCGTTATGTGCCTTTCAGGGAAAACTTCTGAAAGAGAATTCAGATCTTGACTCAGAAATTCGCTCTCGATCTTTATGAACTCTCCTCCTCTTTACTGAATGACCTTTTTCAGGCCTCCCATAATTACATTTATCACTCCTTTAGGGGCTCTCTTAGCATGATGTTTATCTTTAGGTTCTCTAGGCTTGATGGAGTTTTGAAGGAATTTGTCTAATTTTCCTACCTCAACTATCTTATTCAGCTCGGTTGCTAGCTGCATACAGTCTTCAGTGGCATACCCTTCACTTTTATGGAACTAGCAATATAAGTCATTGTGCCTTCAGCCTGATTCTTTCAACTTTGGGGAATATTGGATGTGTTGTCTATTTGACTCCACCTAATAGAGAATTTCTTTTCAATGAGCATTTAGGGGAGCATAATTTTGATCTGATTACTCCTTAGAATTTTTTATCCTTGTCCATGCTCCTGTCGTTTTTGGACTCCTTCGGCTGATGAACCAAACTTAaccttgttggtcccgtgtaacgttgtagagttagttccaggggggttaggaaatATTTcaactttttattaattaatgctgacttagtttaagATTTAATGTTTTAACTAAGTTTTAGGTCAACACAGCTGAGTgtggtgtgagacagctttagacAGACACTGACTAAgttagtttccaactcagcattcagattactcagcttcagcgtgTACAGATTATTTTACTGAGTAATGTTAAGAAAGCaaaacatacatatatatatcaagagaaagggttagaagttactcagcagacttatcgtggttcggcctctccgcctacgtctagtcctcggaatccttccgagctttttcaatcctctactgagctctttaaaggtataacacaaaccttttacaatagcaactgagtatgcaagagtaccgtcctctattcctctactcaatcctatctaccactgagtactataatcgagtactcagcttctctctaccactgagtactataaccgagtactcaacttctctaaccttttacaaatgatacaagatttgttggtgtaagagcttgctttttcttttcagacagattctattttggattttgcaagtgaattgacttgatgaagatttgCTTGTCTGTCTTATGTTCTTGTATTTGATCTAAGTGATGAAttggcctttttatagtg encodes:
- the LOC136218079 gene encoding protein PTST homolog 2, chloroplastic is translated as MLSFTNAPIHFFLLPNSFTDMIPHMFPCAPFDGNSRRRKKDRLLSLHFVAVRESCSFDVKNRSYRDFYWSCSGFVRRCKKGWETEGNFALEEDILEFMKYSENPQSFPSKKQLIDAGRMDLVEAILEQGGWLASGWDLDDNVNQEVGAHYNGDIDFSLMRDGEWKNAVTEQRADESDEERSHEPSFSHFGSYPAASSSGRSLETSVEDSGIEGILSRLEKERDKEISHVQNNDLRRDWLTKSSKNGTVVDLERNNEPNNGKISDKFSHGRSPSNIDGFSHSLKPDAWRIWSAERAGFSEIKVEADEIFSKGPIIRGEKHAFGDEILKRKGEYSVSLNRRKDTSSPERIKSNQIQSRLQHLESELSSILDVLKSKADENVQKKVHESSSDELLMLSDAWEFQENDMLNARHKLRSIRAKLAVLEGKMALAIIDAQKIMEEKQKRIDNARRALQLLRTACIVWPNSASEVLLAGSFDGWSTKRKMQKSSTGIFSLCMKLYPGRYEIKFIVDGEWRIDPLRPVVRNNGYENNLLIIT